In a single window of the Thermus amyloliquefaciens genome:
- a CDS encoding DHH family phosphoesterase → MDANAPDPKYWEKMRLVAEVLKTVEGPIYIATHVDPDGDAIGSSLGLYRALKALGKEAYWVAEPPRFLRFLPKEEEYSDPVEKLPVGATLVALDSAEPSRVVGVPVEGFVINIDHHGTNPRFGHIAVVDPSKAATAQMVKDLIDLLGVAWTAEIATPVLTGIVTDTGNFRFANTSPEVLRVAAELLGYGVKLAELTDRLQFRPPSYFRLMGQVLSTVAFHFGGLLVTAHLPEEAKREEEDSDDFVGLIRYVEGSVVSVFLRRREEGVKVSIRSRGGVSAQNIALRLGGGGHVPAAGATLKGVDLDRAYELVLEAVAEELKRAGYL, encoded by the coding sequence ATGGACGCAAACGCCCCCGACCCCAAGTACTGGGAGAAGATGCGCCTGGTGGCCGAGGTGCTGAAGACGGTGGAGGGCCCCATCTACATCGCCACCCACGTGGACCCCGATGGGGACGCCATCGGTAGCTCCCTGGGCCTGTACCGGGCCCTGAAGGCCCTGGGCAAGGAGGCCTACTGGGTGGCCGAGCCTCCCCGCTTCCTGCGCTTTTTGCCCAAGGAGGAGGAGTACTCGGACCCCGTGGAAAAGCTTCCCGTGGGGGCTACCCTGGTGGCCCTGGACAGCGCCGAGCCTTCCCGGGTGGTGGGGGTGCCGGTGGAGGGGTTTGTCATCAACATTGACCACCACGGCACCAACCCCCGCTTTGGCCACATCGCCGTGGTGGACCCCTCCAAGGCGGCCACCGCCCAGATGGTGAAGGACCTCATCGACCTCCTGGGGGTGGCCTGGACGGCGGAGATCGCCACCCCCGTGCTCACGGGCATCGTCACGGACACCGGCAACTTCCGCTTCGCCAACACCAGCCCCGAGGTGCTTAGGGTGGCGGCGGAGCTTTTGGGCTACGGGGTGAAGCTCGCCGAGCTCACCGACCGCCTCCAGTTCCGCCCCCCCTCCTACTTCCGCCTCATGGGGCAGGTGCTTTCCACCGTGGCCTTCCACTTCGGCGGGCTTCTCGTCACCGCCCACCTCCCCGAGGAGGCTAAGCGGGAAGAGGAGGACTCCGACGACTTCGTGGGCCTCATCCGCTACGTGGAGGGAAGCGTGGTTTCCGTGTTCCTGCGCAGGCGGGAGGAGGGGGTGAAGGTCTCCATCCGCTCCCGGGGCGGGGTTTCCGCCCAAAACATCGCCTTAAGGCTTGGGGGAGGGGGGCATGTGCCCGCCGCGGGGGCCACCCTGAAGGGGGTGGACCTGGACCGGGCCTACGAGCTGGTCCTCGAGGCGGTGGCGGAGGAGCTCAAGCGGGCGGGCTACCTCTAG